In Planctomonas sp. JC2975, the genomic stretch CCTGCCGGATGTTGGACAGTCGCTGGCCGACGTCATGAGCGGAGAAACGGACCCAGTGCACGTGGGCGAGGTCGGCCAAGGCATGGTAGGCCTGCAGGGGTACGACGTGGGATCGTTCGGCGTGAGATTCCTGCAGGATGCCGACTCGTCGGTCCGCGAGGAGGCTTGGAGCCGGGTGACCGCGCAGGCGGTCGGATCGTTCGGGACAGCAACAACTGCTGCGGGTTGGCAAGGAGTCGACTCGACGTACCTCGTGTGCGGCGAGGACCGCAGCACCTCACTCGAACTGCAACGGTTCCACGCTGCGCGTGCGACGCGCTCCGTCGTCCTGCCGACCGGTCACCACCCCTTCATCTCACGCCCCGACCTCGTCGTCTCCGAGCTCGAGGCGTTCCTGACCTGAACCCGAAGCGACTCCTGGGACGACCGCGGTATTGCCTGCGGGCGTTGTCTCATTCCCGAGGCCTGGCTCACTGCAACGTGGTAAACAGCGTGCCCACCTGCTCAGCGACCAACCCCGGGGCATCGAGCGGGACGTCGTGGGAAGTGCCTGCTGCAGTGATGAGCGTGCGGTTCGGTGCTTGTGCTGCGAATGCCTCTTGCGCTGCGCGCCAAGCGTCGGCATCCGGACCGGCAGGGAAGGGCGTCGAGGCGGACACGATGACGGCGACGGGGATGGTCGACGGCCACCCGAGCTTGCCGAATTCGAGGTGCTCGCGCCCATAGTTCTCTGCGACCTGAAGCAGCTGGCGGTCTGCCGCGGTGAGCTTTCCCGCCGGTAGCTTCTCGAGAGCCGCCACTGTTGGCGCATTGCCCGCGACGATCCGCGCGGTTTCGATCGGCGTGTAGAACTCGGGGAGGCTCGCATCGATCAGCACGGCGGCGAGGATGGCGTCCGGCGCGTCGTTCACGAGAGTCGTTGCGATCTCGCCTGCCTCTGAATGAGACACCAGCACACTGTGGCCCACCACTCCGAGAGCTGCGAGTCCAGCATCCAAGTCCGACGCCTCCTCGTGATCCGAATACGCGCCGGGCACGTACTGACTCTTGCCCATGCCCTCTCTGTCGTACGTGATGATCTCGGCGCCGGTCTGCTTCGACAGTCGTGGAACGAGTTGGTCCCAGTAGCTCGCGTCGTTGCCGCCGCCGGCATCCAGCACGATCGCCGGCTTGGTGGCTGCCCCGGATGTGACGTAGAACGCGAGCCTGTGACCGTCGTTTCGTACCCAGTGCAGGGTTCCGGTTGCGGACGTACTAGTGCTCTGCGACGTGCTCCGGTGCGGGGCGTGCTCATTCGTGCAGCCGACTAAACCAGCGACCAGGGTGAAAGCCGTTGCGGCCATCGCCAGGCGTGTGCGTGGACGGATACGGATGGCGGACGAGGACATGGGGTCTCCTGTGGTTGTGCGGCGCCTCTCAAGGGACAGCGACCGCCGAAATGTTGACCTCTTCAGCCTCATGAGAGCGGCTCGGGCGACCCATCCGATCACCCCCCGAAGTCGATCGTGGGGTCAGCCCCCGGTGACGGCGGGATAACGCACCCGCGCCCGGCGGGGCGGAGCGGGCAGGAGGCGGGCGCGATCGCGGGCTACAGGCGTGCGCGGAGGCTTCGGAGCCCGTCCCGGATCTCGCCGACCAGGATGTCGGGCTGCTCGAGTGCGGCGAAGTGTCCGCCCCTCTCCGCCTCGCCGTAGTGGATCAGGTTCGCGTACGTGTCCTCGATCCAGCTGCGCAGTAGGCGGGGAATGTCGCGGGGGAACACGGTCACGGCGACGGGTAGCGTGAGCTTCGGGCCGGCCATGCTGGCGGCGCGGTTCTCCCAATAGATGCGGGCGGAAGATGCGGCGCTGTTGGTGAACCAGTACAGCGAGATCGCATCGAGCATGGCATCGGTGCTGAGTGCGTCTTCGGCTCGCCCATGGTTGTCGGTCTTCGACTGGAACTTCTCGTAAATCCAAACGGCCTGCCCGGCGGGGGAGTCCGCGAGCGCGATTCCCACGGTCTCCGGCTTCGTCCCCTGCAGGTGGTTCGACCCGCCGAGGATGCCGGTGTAGAGGGCGAGTGTGTCTACCGCGTACTGCTCGTCGGGCGACAGGTTGTCGGGGATCTGGTCAGGGAAGGCGTACTGCGTGTTCAGGTGGATTCCGAGAAGCCCCTCTGGTCGTTCCGCACCGAGCGCAGTCGTCACGACGGCACCCCAGTCGCCTCCCTGAGCGGCCACCGCGCATAGCCGAGGCGACCCATGAGTTCCGCCCACGCCTTCGCGATGCGTGCAACGGTCCATCCCGTCTCGGTCGGCTTGCCGGAGAACCCGAATCCGGGCAGCGACGGAATGACGACGTCGAACGAGTCCTCGACATCGCCACCGAACGTCTCGGGGTCTGTGAGCGGGCCGATCAGCTTCAGGAACTCCACGATCGAGCCCGGCCATCCGTGTGTCAGTATCAGCGGCATCGCGTTCGGGTTCTTCGACCTGACGTGGATGAAGTGGATGTCGAGCCCGTCGATCTCCGTCACGAACTGTGGCAGACGATTGAGTTCGCGCTCGAAACGCCGCCAATCGTATTCGCGCGCCCAGTAGTCGACGAACGATCGGGCGTTCTCCACTCGGACGCCCTGCGACCAGTCCTGGACTGTCTCCGGGTCAGGCCATCGCGTCGCGACGAGGCGGTGCTGCAGGTCATCGATCTCGGAGTCGGGGATGGCGACTGTGAAGGGGCGGATGTCGCTCGCGGATGCAGACGTCGACGCGGTCATGGGATTGTCCTCCTGAATTCTCTTGCCTATCGGTCAAATCGCGTCCAGCGGCGCCCACTTCGCGAAGGCGAAGCCGCCGCCATCCCGTGTCACGGTGAAGCCGCCGTGGCCTGGGGTGTGCGACGGGAACACCAGCAGCCCCT encodes the following:
- a CDS encoding alpha/beta hydrolase — translated: MDVIFVHGALVRDGAWWWQPTAALLQQQTGITSRAIALPSCGETGAENTAGGLVADAAALRRALDRVDSAIVVGHSYGGTVIAEAGRHPSVSHLLYVSSYLPDVGQSLADVMSGETDPVHVGEVGQGMVGLQGYDVGSFGVRFLQDADSSVREEAWSRVTAQAVGSFGTATTAAGWQGVDSTYLVCGEDRSTSLELQRFHAARATRSVVLPTGHHPFISRPDLVVSELEAFLT
- a CDS encoding alpha/beta fold hydrolase; this translates as MSSSAIRIRPRTRLAMAATAFTLVAGLVGCTNEHAPHRSTSQSTSTSATGTLHWVRNDGHRLAFYVTSGAATKPAIVLDAGGGNDASYWDQLVPRLSKQTGAEIITYDREGMGKSQYVPGAYSDHEEASDLDAGLAALGVVGHSVLVSHSEAGEIATTLVNDAPDAILAAVLIDASLPEFYTPIETARIVAGNAPTVAALEKLPAGKLTAADRQLLQVAENYGREHLEFGKLGWPSTIPVAVIVSASTPFPAGPDADAWRAAQEAFAAQAPNRTLITAAGTSHDVPLDAPGLVAEQVGTLFTTLQ
- a CDS encoding alpha/beta hydrolase, coding for MAAQGGDWGAVVTTALGAERPEGLLGIHLNTQYAFPDQIPDNLSPDEQYAVDTLALYTGILGGSNHLQGTKPETVGIALADSPAGQAVWIYEKFQSKTDNHGRAEDALSTDAMLDAISLYWFTNSAASSARIYWENRAASMAGPKLTLPVAVTVFPRDIPRLLRSWIEDTYANLIHYGEAERGGHFAALEQPDILVGEIRDGLRSLRARL
- a CDS encoding epoxide hydrolase, producing MTASTSASASDIRPFTVAIPDSEIDDLQHRLVATRWPDPETVQDWSQGVRVENARSFVDYWAREYDWRRFERELNRLPQFVTEIDGLDIHFIHVRSKNPNAMPLILTHGWPGSIVEFLKLIGPLTDPETFGGDVEDSFDVVIPSLPGFGFSGKPTETGWTVARIAKAWAELMGRLGYARWPLREATGVPS